TTTTGCTTATTCATCTATATACCTTTAAAATTTACTCTTATGCTTGGCATAAATAAATCTGACAGAGTAAAGCCAAAATTTAGCCCTTGGATTTTATTTTATCTAGCCACTCATTTAGTGTTTTTTCAAAGCCTATGCCCTTGCTTTTGTAAAAAACGAGCGGTTTTTCTAGGTATTTTTGCTCGATCCAGCCGCCAAAATCATGCGGATAAAGGTAGTCTTTGCTCTCTTTTGTGTGATTTTTTAAATATGGTGGGATCTTTAAAATTTCTTCGCTTTGCACGTATTTTAGGGCGGCATTTATCGCGTTGTAGCTGGAGTTTGACTTTGGCGAGCTAGCTAGATAGATGGCGCACTGAGCCAGTATGATCCTAGCCTCTGGAAAGCCTATCTCTTTTACGACGCTTAGCGTGCTAGCGGCTAAATTTAGTGCATTTGGGTTTGCATTGCCGATGTCTTCGCTGGCAAATATCGCCATCCTTCTAGCGATGAAATCAGCACTCTCGCCAGAGTCTATGAGTCTTGCGAGATAGTAGATGACGGCGTTTTCGTCACTTCCACGCATACTTTTTATAAAAGCGCTTGCTAGCTCGTAGTGCGTGTCATCCTCTTTTGCTCCCTCTTTTAGGGCGTTTTGGCGAAGTGTTTTTAAATTTTCTAAACTCACATTTTCATTAAGCGTGACGGCAAATTCGAGTAAATTTAGCATGGCTCTTGCGTCACCACCACTACTTTTAAAGAGATACTCTTTTGCTTCTTCGTCAATGCTAAATGAAATTTGCTCTTTTATCTTGGATAAAAGCTCCTCAAAATCGCCACTGCTAAGCGGCCTAAACTCAAAGAGCATAGAGCGACTTCTGATGCCTGAGCTTAGCGTAAAAAAGGGATTTTCTGTGCTTGCCCCGATAACTAGGGCTTTGTAGTTTTCCATGGGGATCAAAAGTGCTTCTTGCTGGGTTTTACTAAGCCTGTGGATCTCGTCTATGAAAAAGAGTGGTTTGTTTAAGGCGTTTTCGTAGTTTTTTAAAATTTTACGAAAGTCATCTATCTTTAAATTTCCGCCGTCAAACTCGTAAAAGTCGTAGTTTGCCCCACTTGCCACAGCCCTTGCAAAACTAGTCTTGCCACAGCCTGCTGGGCCGTAAAATATGGAGTGTGGGATCTTGCCTGTGGCTATAAATTTTAAAAATGCCGCTTTAACCGCCTTTTGACCGCAAATTTCATCCAAGTTTTTTGGTCTAAACATCAGTGCAAGTGAGCTCAAATTTGTTCCTTTAATTTGCTGGTTTTGGCAAAATTTTAGCTTTTGCGCTAAGGCTCTCTATCTTTAGCTCGTAAATTTTCATGATCTTTAGCCCATACTCGGCCGCCACATCAAAGGTGCTCATCGCATAGGCGGTGTATTTTTGGCTGAGAATTTTTAAAATTTCATACCTTTTGGCTTCATCTGTCACTTCGTAGGCTCTTGTTTTTGCGATGGCACTTTTGTACTCAGTCGTAAAAACCTTGCCTCCAAGTGCCTTGCCATCGTCTTTTATCACATCTAGCTCGCTTTCGCTTAGATACGGGACTTTGTTAAAACTAACGCAGACAAACTCTACTTTTCGTCCATCTTGAAGTAGTTTTGCCTTACAGCCAGTGGTAGCTCCGTGTATAAAAATGCTTTCACCAACTCTAACAGGCGAGATCGGTACGCTAAAAATTTCTCCCTCATCATCAACGCATGAGATTACGCCGTATTCGCAACTATCGATGATCTCAAGCGCCTCTTCACGGCTTAGCTCTCTATCTTTTCGTCTCATTTTTTATCCTTTTTTTGAAAGAGCATTTTAAAATTTAAGTGCTTAAAGGCTAGTATAACGCAAAAATTTCAAGGAAAAACATGAAAAAAATAGCTATTTTTGCCATTTTGCTTGGCGTAAATTTAGTCCATGCAAACGATGTTTGCAATGAATATATCAAGCAAAGCAGGCTCTATCTTGACGAGTTTTATGCCAAAGAGAGCAAACGACTTGCAAATGATGAAAAGGCGTTAAGGCTTTTTGAGCTTAAATTTGATGAGTTTAAACAAAGACAAAGTGGCCAAGAAGCCATAATTTTGCAAAACAAAGATGAGAAATTTTGCAAAAGAAAGCTTGAAGAGACAAACAAGCTTTTAAATGATCTAAAAAAGTAGATCAAATTTTTACGTTTAGATCCCAGTCTATTGGCGTTTTGCCGTGGTTTGCTAGATAGATATTTGCCTTTGAAAAGTGCCTGCAGCCAAAAAACGCGCCACGAGCCAGTGGGCTTGGATGTGCTGCCTCTAAGATGAGGTGCTTGCTGGCGTCTATAAGCGGCGCTTTTGCTTTGGCTGGGTTGCCCCAAAGCATGAAAACTACATTTTGTAAATTTTGGCTAATTTTTTTTATTACGGTGTCAGTAAAGCCCTGCCAGCCAAAATTAGCATGAGAATTTGCCGCTCCAGCGCTAACGCTAAGAGTTGAGTTTAGTAGAAGCACGCCTTGTTTTGCCCATTTTGTGAGATCGCCGCTATTTGGCTCTTTTATGCCAAGATCAGCGTAAATTTCTTTATATATATTCACAAGACTTGGCGGGACTTTTACGCCATTTGGTACCGAAAAGCTTAGCCCCATGGCTTGATTTGCACCGTGGTATGGATCTTGGCCTAGGATGACGACTTTGACAGAGTGAAAAGGCGTTAGATTAAATGCATTAAAAATAAGTGCACTTGGTGGATAGACGACGCCAGTACTCTTTGCTTTTAAGAAATTTTCTTTGATATGCGCGAAATTTTCACTCAAAAACTCATCTTTTAGCACCTCTTTCCAACTTGGCTCAATCTTTATATCATCTAAATTTATCTGCATTTTCCTGCCTTTTGTAAGTTTTAGCGGTATAATTTTAACTAAAATTTATCTAAAGGAAAGAGTTGTGTCTGAGCAAATTTTTAATAAGATATATGAGCTTCTTAGCAAGAATGAAGCCAAATTTAAAGTCCTAAATCATGAGAGTGCGACCACTTCAGAAGAGGTGGCAAAACTTAGGGGAACAAAGATGAGCCAAGGCGCAAAGGCTCTAGTTTGCTCTATAAAAGGGGTAGATGAGGAAAAATTTAGGCAAATTTTTAAAGATGAAAATGTGCTAAATGATTATTCGCTAAGCGATGAAAAGCCAGCTATGAAGGCTGGTAAAATTTATATTTTGGCTATTTTGCCAGCCGATATGCAAGCAAATCTTGATAGCTTGACACAAAAATTTGACGGCAAAAGAGCAAGCCTAGCTAGTCCAGATGAAGTTTTGGCATTGACAGATTGTATTTTTGGTTCGGTGCCGCCATTTAGCTTTCATAAAAATTTACACATTGTAGTTGATGAAAGGTTACTACAAAGAAACGATGAGATCGCATTTAATGCAGGACTACTTGATAGATCGATCATTTTAAATACAAAAGATTATACGAAGATAGTACGACCAACGCTAATAAATTTTGCAGAATAAAAAAGTGCTAGGCTAACCACTTCCTAGCACTAAATATTGTCGGGAGAAAAATGAATTTAAATAATGCAAAGACGAGAAATTGCTAAATTCATTTCAAGAACAAATATTATCAGGCATAATCTTAAAATATAATAAATTATATAAATAAAATATGTATAATTTAGGTTCTTTTATAATTTTATATAAAAATATATATTTAATAATCCAAAAATTTTAGCTCGAATTTATTAAAATTTAAAAAGAATTTATAAAAATTTGCTTAGTAATTATTAAGTTTAGCTTAAAGCCCATTTAGATAAAATCCTTAATCGTTCTTTTATCGTAAAAAAGACAATTTGATATAAGGAAAAACAATGAGCGATATCATCGCATACAAACTAAATGGCGAAATAGTCGATACTCAAAGTATCGTAGGGCGCGAGAGTAGTGCCGAGCCTATCTATTTTGACAACTCAAAAGAGGCACTACACGTTATCAGACACTCCTGTGCACACCTCATGGCACAAGCTATCAAATCACTCTATCCAAAGGCAAAATTCTTTGTCGGACCAAACGTAGAAGATGGGTTTTATTATGATTTTAGAGTTGATGATGAGGGCACGAAGCTAGGCGAGAGCGATCTAGCAGCGATCGAAGAAAAAATGAAAGAGCTTGCCGAGAAGAAAATTGATATCATCAAAACCTGCTCAACCAAAGCTAATATGAGCGATAAATTTAAAGATGACGACCTAAAACAAGAGGTCTTAAAAAGAATCCCAGATGGTGAAGTTAGCAGCTATTCGCAAGGCGATTTTGAGGATCTTTGCCGCGGACCACACGTACCAAATACTAAATTTTTAAAATTTTTCAAGCTTACACGCGTGGCTGGAGCTTATCTTGGCGGCGATGAGAGCCGTGAGATGCTAACTAGAATTTACGGCACAGCTTATGCAGATAAAGAGAGTTTAAAAGAGCATATCCGCATCATCGAAGAGGCCAAAAAACGTGACCATAGAAAACTTGGTACAGAGATGAAGCTATTTACTTTTGATGAAGAAGTGGGGGGTGGCTTGCCGATCTGGCTACCAAATGGTGGACGCTTGCG
This genomic interval from Campylobacter concisus contains the following:
- a CDS encoding YbaK/EbsC family protein encodes the protein MSEQIFNKIYELLSKNEAKFKVLNHESATTSEEVAKLRGTKMSQGAKALVCSIKGVDEEKFRQIFKDENVLNDYSLSDEKPAMKAGKIYILAILPADMQANLDSLTQKFDGKRASLASPDEVLALTDCIFGSVPPFSFHKNLHIVVDERLLQRNDEIAFNAGLLDRSIILNTKDYTKIVRPTLINFAE
- a CDS encoding pyridoxamine 5'-phosphate oxidase family protein, yielding MRRKDRELSREEALEIIDSCEYGVISCVDDEGEIFSVPISPVRVGESIFIHGATTGCKAKLLQDGRKVEFVCVSFNKVPYLSESELDVIKDDGKALGGKVFTTEYKSAIAKTRAYEVTDEAKRYEILKILSQKYTAYAMSTFDVAAEYGLKIMKIYELKIESLSAKAKILPKPAN
- a CDS encoding replication-associated recombination protein A, giving the protein MFRPKNLDEICGQKAVKAAFLKFIATGKIPHSIFYGPAGCGKTSFARAVASGANYDFYEFDGGNLKIDDFRKILKNYENALNKPLFFIDEIHRLSKTQQEALLIPMENYKALVIGASTENPFFTLSSGIRSRSMLFEFRPLSSGDFEELLSKIKEQISFSIDEEAKEYLFKSSGGDARAMLNLLEFAVTLNENVSLENLKTLRQNALKEGAKEDDTHYELASAFIKSMRGSDENAVIYYLARLIDSGESADFIARRMAIFASEDIGNANPNALNLAASTLSVVKEIGFPEARIILAQCAIYLASSPKSNSSYNAINAALKYVQSEEILKIPPYLKNHTKESKDYLYPHDFGGWIEQKYLEKPLVFYKSKGIGFEKTLNEWLDKIKSKG
- the ung gene encoding uracil-DNA glycosylase is translated as MQINLDDIKIEPSWKEVLKDEFLSENFAHIKENFLKAKSTGVVYPPSALIFNAFNLTPFHSVKVVILGQDPYHGANQAMGLSFSVPNGVKVPPSLVNIYKEIYADLGIKEPNSGDLTKWAKQGVLLLNSTLSVSAGAANSHANFGWQGFTDTVIKKISQNLQNVVFMLWGNPAKAKAPLIDASKHLILEAAHPSPLARGAFFGCRHFSKANIYLANHGKTPIDWDLNVKI